A genome region from Penaeus monodon isolate SGIC_2016 chromosome 14, NSTDA_Pmon_1, whole genome shotgun sequence includes the following:
- the LOC119580671 gene encoding proline-rich receptor-like protein kinase PERK9: MSPYGKFPPAHFLIPTSLPTAPFPYPASPFVPRTTLFLTVPRRLSHPRRRVPGAPFLIHVRRFPGAFLIQRRVPGAFLIHVAAVPRRLSSSTSPVSPATSHPVRRFPAPFPNPLRRPGAFLIHVAFSPAPFLIHVAAPRGLSSSTSPLSRRLSSTSPFPGPFLITFARPPAAFPPSTVAVSPAAFLIQSQFSPGPSYPHRRSPAPFPFHVAFPRRLSYHVRRPPTQPSSSTSPVFPGALPIHVAVPGACPHPRRRIPRRLSSSTSVAVLPALSCIHVAVPRAFLITSPSPGAFPHPRRRPPEPFPHPPRRPPAPVLIHVAVHGDFPHPTSPFPGAFPIKSAVPRRLSSSTSPSPRPIASSHPRRLSPGASVLIHVGRSPAPFLIHIAAPEAFHHPRRRFPGAFLIPRRRSGAFLTTSSFPGRLS, translated from the exons ATGAGCCCATATGGAAAG TTTCCCCCGGCGCATTTCCTCATTCCCACGTCGCTTCCCACGGCGCCTTTCCCTTATCCAGCGTCGCCGTTCGTCCCCCGAACAACGCTTTTCCTCACCGTTCCCCGGCGCCTTTCTCATCCACGTCGCCGTGTCCCCGGCGCGCCTTTCCTTATCCACGTCCGCCGTTTCCCCGGCGCGTTCCTAATCCAACGTCGCGTTCCCGGCGCTTTCCTTATCCACGTCGCCGCCGTCCCCCGGCGCCTTTCCTCATCCACGTCGCCCGTTTCCCCGGCGACTTCTCATCCAGTTCGCCGTTTCCCGGCGCCTTTTCCTAATCCACTTCGCCGTCCCGGCGCCTTCCTCATCCACGTCGCCTTTTCCCCGGCGCCTTTCCTTATCCACGTCGCCGCTCCCCGAGGCCTTTCCTCATCCACGTCGCCGTTATCCCGGCGCCTTTCCTCCACGTCGCCGTTCCCCGGGCCCTTCCTCATCACGTTCGCCCGTCCCCCGGCCGCCTTTCCTCCATCCACAGTCGCCGTTTCCCCGGCGGCTTTCCTCATCCAGTCGCagttttccccgggcccttccTATCCACATCGCCGTTCCCCGGCGCCTTTCCCATTCCACGTCGCCTTCCCCCGGCGCCTTTCTTATCACGTTCGCCGTCCCCCGACACAGCCTTCCTCATCCACGTCGCCGGTTTTCCCCGGCGCCCTTCCTATCCACGTCGCCGTCCCCGGAGCCTGTCCTCATCCACGTCGCCGTATTCCCCGGCGCCTTTCCTCATCCACGTCCGTCGCCGTTCTCCCGGCGCTTTCCTGCATCCACGTCGCCGTTCCCCGGGCTTTCCTCATCACGTCGCCGTCCCCCGGCGCCTTTCCTCATCCACGTCGCCGTCCCCCGGAGCCCTTTCCTCATCCACCTCGCCGTCCCCCGGCGCCTGTCCTCATCCACGTCGCCGTTCACGGCGACTTTCCTCATCCCACGTCGCCGTTCCCCGGCGCCTTTCCTATCAAGTCGGCCGTTCCCCGGCGCCTTTCCTCATCCACCTCGCCGTCACCCCGGCCCATAGCCTCTTCTCATCCACGTCGCTTGTCCCCCGGCGCCTCTGTCCTCATCCACGTCGGCCGTTCCCCCGCGCCTTTCCTAATCCACATCGCCGCTCCCGAGGCCTTTCATCATCCACGTCGCCGTTTCCCCGGCGCCTTTCTCATTCCACGTCGCCGTTCCGGCGCATTTCTCACCACGTCGTCGTTCCCCGGCCGCCTTTCCTAA